In Dromiciops gliroides isolate mDroGli1 chromosome X, mDroGli1.pri, whole genome shotgun sequence, the genomic window CTTCCCTGGCATCAGGAGCCCTGTGTTATGTTTGCGTCCTCAGCTGCCAGAATTCCAAATGGCTTTGGTGAGTGGCATTGAGGCCTACCACAGGTGATCCATACTCATGGTTGGGGGACAGAGGGGAGAATAGGAAGAAGGAACTTGAGCCAGGCCTGCCTGACATCGGTGGCTTTAGGATGGGGGAGGTTGGGGAGCAAGAAGGTTGGAAAGGAGAGCTGGGCTATGACTAGGGGGACAGCAGGTAAGAAAAGggatccaggggcagctgggtggcacagtggataaagcgccagccttggattcagaagaacctgagttcaaatctggcctcagacacttgacacttactagcaagtcacttaaccctcatagcccagcaaaaagaaaaggggaggggaccCAAGCTTACAAGGCCTGAAATGCTTGTGCCTCAAAATATTGGTCTTGCACTGCAGGATCTCGTGGGCTCAGGCAGTGCGCTGTTGTGCCGCTCACGGGGTGTGAATGGGACCTGGAGGCAGACTGGACTCACCAGCATcaagtctctctccttcctcctgacTCCCTACTTCTCATGGATCTCGAAAACCTCTTCTGTCCAGACTAACAACATCTCACTTAGTCAGTCTGTCCCTGTTGTGTCTACGGCAGTGGCAGGGCCCAGGGGCCCTCTTAACTTCTTCCCACTATTGACCCTGTGCTTAGAGTTCCTCCTGGCATAAGACCATTTCCCTAAGCCAGGTCCTGCACCCATCTAGCTTTACCCTGGTCCAAGCCAAAGTGGAGGCAGGACCATTAGAAGTGGTTGGGAGTTCCTCTTGTCCCCTTATCTCCTGCTTCCAACATCCACCAGAAGAGCAGGGCCAGGACTGTACTGGAGACATGCCAGTAGGGAAGCCCAGCTGTACCTCGCCCTCCCTAAATGATCCCTTCCCCCCTACCAGAAATAAATACTCACACCCTCTGTGATATCCTCTTGTGAAATCAGAATCCCAGCAGGCCAGGGGCCAGGAGTGACATAGAGCAAGTCCATGCATCCAAGGGAGCTCAGTGTGTGAGGGGCAAATGAACTGCACACAAACATGCCCTCAGTAACTGGCCTCTCCAAAGTCAGCCATGAACTTTTCATGGCCAAACAGAATGGCCTCTTCTCCATCATCCTTCCTGCCCAGGCTcctcctgggctctcttctccctttgtaAGAGAGCTAGAATCTACTAGGATTCTCCCCTGTCCCCCTCCACGGGTTAGGAAAAGGTGTAACAAAGCCAGACATGGGGCAAGGATCAAGCTGTTCCCCTCTCATTGCTGTTTCCCTTACTGTCGTCTTGCCCACATTGGGTTGGGATTCCTCCCTGACCTGGCTGATGGCTCCAAACCACACTATACCCTGCCCTACTGACTAAATGGGATTTCCATTATGGAGACAAGTGAGTTCAAGACATCTCGAACTGGATATCAACGggacaccttaaactcaacatatccaaaagggaacttgttttctttctccccaaaccttccatattactgtcaagggtaacAACAACCCCCTAATCCCTAAGGCTCTCAATCTAaatgtcatcctggactccttatCTACTCAACACCACCCCCGTATCCCATaggcctcctctcctctgacactgctccTATCTTGGTGCAGCCCCTCATCTTCTCACACCTGGACCagtagctgggggggggggggagggggagggtctccctgcctccagtctctccccactccaatccatcctcttttcagtcaccaaagtgatcaTGTcatccctactcaataaactccagtggttccctagcacctccaggatcagatataaaatagCAATAGACCAGGTGTGAGGCGATAAAGGTCGGCACTAGAATAGCCTTGGTCAGGAGTAAGgctacaaaaaattttaaaagtgtagGACattacatttggggcagctaggtggtacagtagatgaagcaccagccctggattcaggaggacttgagttcaaatctggcctcagacacttgatacttactagcttgtgtgaccctgggcaagtcacttaacctgcattgccccgcaaaaataaataaatttaatttaaaaagggacaggcaaaggaattgggattacaaccaagaatcacctatccagcaaaacttgagtataatctttcagggggggaaatgggacttcaatgaaaaagaggactttcaggtatttgtgatgaaaagaatgaatagaaaatttgactttcaaatacaagaccctagagaaacataaaaaggtaaacaggaaaaagaaattaagagggatgttaaaaggctaaactgtttacgtttctacatgggaagatgatacatctaactcataagaactttctcggggcagctaggtggagcagtggataaagcactggccctggattcaggaggacctgagttcaaatctggcttcagacacttgacacttactagctatgtgacccttggcaagtcacttaacccacattgccccacaaacaaacaaggagaaaaaaaaagaactttctcagtattagggcagatgacagaaataaatgtagacagagggcacaggtgggaattgattatgaagggatgatatctgtgaagtattttttgtttatcttttttgtggagtggttggagttgggtgacatgactggggtcgtgcagtgggtgtcttgtgtctgaggctggatttgggctcaggtcttcctatgtccactgtgccacctagctgccccatgatgacatctttagggtaaaactgaggggtgagaggaatgcactgggggaaggtgaaggggagagttagaatggggcgaaatcccacatgaaagaaataggaaagggcttatggagtgggggaagacatgggggagaagcagggcagtaaatgaactttacactcatcagaataggctcaaagaccttaatctcatcagagttggtcaaggagggaataacatatatactcatttgggtggagtaatctaataaccctgcaggaaaataggaggggaaggggataaggagggaggggtaaaagaagagagggcagattgggggagggagcagtcagaagcaaatattttgaggaggaataggatgaaagaagatagataatagagtaaatatcatggggaagggaataggatggagggaaacagttaataatagtaactgtgaaaaagagaaaaggaaaaaattgtacaaaaaatatgtatactTGAGTATTTTATACTCACAAGTATCCATTTAATTTAGGTAGTTAGATTtatttggcatataattgggggaaatagtttttaatcatttcttccatttcttttgttttgaattaactttttttttcttttcttttctttttttttttgctgggcaatgggggttaagtgacttgcccagggtcacacagctagtatgtgtcaagtgtctgaggccagatttgaactcaggtactcctgaatccagggccggtgctttatccactgtgccacctagctgcccccaacttttttcatttttgatactaatttggttttcctctttctttttgtaaacaAATTAGTTAATGGTTTATGTCTTGGGCTTTTATTCAGAAAACTAGCTAACAGTTTCTTTaggtttttgctttcaatttggCTAATCTTTGATTTTCAACATTTCTATTTTtgagtttaatatattttttaaatgtgttggttttctaggttgtttttttaGTCGCATGCTCCATTTGATGATctgtgtgttctctctctctctctctctctctctctctctctttttgggggggcagggcaatgagggttaagtgacttgcccagtgtcatacagctagtgtcaagtgtctgaggccagatttgaactcaggtcctcctggatccaggcctggtgctctatccactgtgccacctagctacgccttgtgttctctcttttgttgatgaaaatgtTTACAGATATAAGTTTGCCCCCTTTAGAATTCTTTGGCTGAGACACAAAaaattttatatgttttcttcttGTTATTACCTTTAATGAACTTACCTACTGTTTCTCTGATTCATTTTTTGACTCGTACATTCTATGGGATTAAATCATTTAgtctcaaattaatttttaatcttttaaggggcagctagatagaggcagtggatagagcaccaactttggagtcaggaggacctgagttcaaatctgtcagcagacacttaacacttactagctgtgtgaccctgggcaagtcacttaaccccaattgcctcgccaaaaaaaaaaaaatctcttattcAGTAGCCCTCTATCATGTTTTATTGTGTTATAGTccataaaagttatgtttactatttctacttttctgcatttgtgagaTTCTTATGCCCTAATATATAATCAATTTTTGCAAAGAGACTGTGCACAGTTGTGCaacatgtatattcttttttgtattcATTAAGCAATCACCAGAATTCTatcatttttaacttttctaaagttctgTATAGATTGttcctttcttgtttattttttgttagatttgtctagttCTGAAAGTGATACGTTGAgatcccccactattatagtttttgCCTGTCTGTTTTTCcatgtaaatcatttaacttatcCTTCATGTATTTAGACACTGTACTAATTCAGTGGATGTTAATATTGTTAGCGATTCATTGTCAACTAtctggaaaaaataggaaaagaagaggtCCTACCAAAATATTTCTATGATACAACTATCATTTTGATTTCTAAATCAGTGAAAGTCAAAattgaccaaaaaaacccaactatagACCTatatccctaatgaacattgatgcaaagattaaaaaaaaaattagtaaggaGACTACAACAACATATTACGAAGATTATACACTATAATCAGaatggatttataccaggaatgcaggattgGTTTGATACTAGGAAAATCATCAACATAATAGAGCACATTaataacaagaataacaaaaatcattATATCAATATGtggagaaaaagcttttgacaagaaATGACAGTacctatctttttgttttttttgttttgttttttcagtgaggcaattggggttaagtgacttgcccagggtcacacagctagtaagtgttaagtgtctgaggccggatttgaactcaggtactcctgactccagggccagtgctctatccactgcaccacctagctgcccccaagtacctatctttttaaaaaattagaaaacataggaataattGGATCTTTCCTTAATGTGATAagtagcaagcattatctgtaatggaattAACAAGTCCTTTTCAATAAGATTAGGGTAAAGCAAAGATGTTTATTATCACAATTACTCTTTAATAGTTCTAGAAATAATAGCTACAGCAATGACATgaagaaaattgaggggataagaataggcaaagaggaaacaaaattgttACTTTTTGCCCATGATATGATAGTTTTCTTGGAGagccctagagaatcaactgaaaaaactaaccaaaacaattaacaacatcatcaaagttgcaggatagaCAATCCATAAAAATCATGAACATTTCTGCTTATTACCAAACCAgcaggggggaagggaataaacatatagcacctactatgtgccaggcactttacaagtatctcatttgatcctcacacaatcttgggaggtaggtgctattattattctcattttatagttgaggaaactgagacaaaaagattcagtgactttgcccagggtcacacagccaagaaatgtcagaggctggatttgaactcaggtctttgactctagggccagcactgTATACAGTGGCATCACTAGATGCCCAGCAGGTAGAGatagggaaattccatttaagataactacagaatatataaaatacttctaCGGTCTAGCTTCCAAGACACACACAAGAACatcatgaacataattataaagcactccacacaaagacagatctaaataattggagaaatattcatcaTTAATTGTTTGTGGGTATTTAAGCCAGGAAcataaaaattacaataattcCAAAGTAACTTACTTATTCCATGTTATAGCAATTCAGCTACCCAAAGGATTACtttctagaaccagaagaaaatgataaaattcatcttgaagaatAAAAGGCCAAAAATCTCGATTAAAAAAAGTGAAGGAGGGGGGGtggctaggcggtgcagtggataaagcactggccctagattcaggaggacctgagttcaaatctggcctaggacacttgacacttaccagctgtgtgaccctgggcaagtcacttaacccccattgccctgccccccccaaaaaaaaagtgaaggagggGGGCCTAGCAGTACCAAGTCTCAAACTATGCTACAAAGCAGTGATCATCAATtttgtatattatgtatacataacaTGCAGAATAAAAGTCAgcatagtaacctagtgtttgataaacccagacaTACCAGTTACTCACTTTGTGACCAAAACCatagggaaaatggggaaaaggggaaaaggggaaaaggtctGGCAGCAGTTTGGGTTAGACCGATGACTAGCATCATATCacatttcatattatatataaccTCAAGATaagcacaaacaaaaccaatgtagctagAATTATAAGACAAGcgagtaaatgggggggggggaagaatctttgcagcaagttccTTTGATAAAGGTCCCAGTTCTAAgatatttaaatttataagaataagagtcatttcctaattgacaagtggtcaaaggatatatgaacaggcagttttctgaggaaaaaaTCCAAGCtcaatagccatattaaaaaatgctgtaaatcactaataattataaacaatttatacagtaatggCAGCATTTTCAATACAAACAACTTTGCAAGACTGAGGCAGTTGGAGTCCCCTCACAATGTCCAGCCACAGTCCAGGAGAGGAATGATGACACGCATCACCCTGCCTTCTGACAGAGGGGATGGACTCCAAGGGCAGATTGAGCCagattttggaggggggggggagacctCGGGACACATGATgattgtgggaatttgttttgctcagcCACCCTcgggattttgtttttctcaatgggatcgagggagggaagagggaaagcattTGAACCTGGAAATTCAATTGCATTtgtgtacatataaacatgttTGTTGTGGCATAACACACTCCCACATTAGCTGTGCCCCCAAATGTCTCGCCTTTTTGCATCTTAAGCTCCTTACCTCCCTGGTACTTtgctatttctttattcttttggtttattGCTGCTTTGATCAtcattctcaagtctttcaaaggttTTTCTAAAGTATAATTGTTAATCACTTTGTTCTCCTTCTGTTCACAAGCATCTTAATGATGGTTGTTGACACATGCATGGTGCTTTAaggtgtgctaagtgctttacaaatacctcactagatcctctcaacaatcccattttacaaatgaggaaaaagaaacttaaagtGCTTACTTAAGTGACtggcccggggtcacacagctaggaagtgtctgagccaccatttgaactgactccaggtCTTCCACGCTATACAGGGCAGGCactagtttcctctgaaattgtccatttcatcgtCTCTAATGGCACAGTAACTATCTGttatgttcagccattccccaaatgatggtaCCCTGTCagctttcaggtttttttcttgcCACACTAAGTCTTTTTGTACATAAagcaccttttcctctttctctgatctcttctgcagggacctagtagtggcattgctggatcacagGGTGTGTACCCATTAGTAATGTTTTGGCcacatttccaaattgctttccagtgtGACCACACCACTCCACCATCCCTTAAGAATTGGATAtaattactactgattagagaaatgcgaattaaaacaactctgaggtgccacctcacatcTATTAGATTGACTagcatgacagaaaagggaaatgataaatatcGTAGAAGACATGGGAAAATTAGAACGCTactccactgttggtggagttgtgaactgatccagccattctggagagcaatttggaaccatgtcccaAGGGCcgtaaaattgtgcatactctttgacccagccataCCATTGTATCGGaagggtctgtatcccaaagaaatcataaaaaggacTCAcgtgtaccaaaaaaaaatatggagctcaaaatcttataaaaatcaatgttgtaaaccaaataaaaatgtaaaaataacaaCTTGTCACTTCCTTTTTGTCACCGACCTCTGAGTTGTTCAAACGCATTTCTCTGTTAGCGATCAGAAGCTTTGGGGGTCCTCTAGTCGTCGCtaatttcctctgaaaaatgtTTGTTCATCTCCCCAGTTTGGCCGATTATAAATTGGAGAACGAATCTTCCAAATTGGAatcgtaggggcagctaggtgacgcagtggataaagcatcggccctggattcaggaggacctgagttccaatccggcctcagacacttgccagctgtgtgaccctgggcaagtcatttaaccctcattgccccgcaaaaaaaaaaaaaaaaaagccctcttcTGCTTCCAAACCAATTGGAATCGTAGTTCCCAGCCGCCACCTCCGCTCCGCCCCGCCAACCCCGGActgaaagagaaggaaggtgggaaggcagaggtggtggtggggggaccGCAGGAGTGCCCGGGGCAAGGATGGGGGGGCCGGAACCGGAGGGGGTAACGAGAGGGGGTTTTCAAGGGGCGGGGTgggccccctctcccccaaagtgAGGGTGATTCTGCAGGCGCGGAGCGGACCCAATCAGCGACCTTCTTCCGGGTCGTCCTCCCTTCTGCGCCTAGGCGTCGGGCCGGGTGGGGCGTGGTCAGGTTCGGGCGAATCAGCGGCGGCCCCCGCGCCATTTCTCATCCCATTGGTCTTCGCGACTTCCTTGGGCGGAAGGGGGGAGGCCACAGGAAGGGATCGTGGTCTTTCCTTCTCCCGCCCTGTGTCTGGACCAATCAGCCGCGGGCGCTCAGCCACGCCCCTTCCCTTTGGTTGCACGGGTCCAGAGCGCTGGCGGCCAGCAGAACGATGGCGGCTGCGCGAGGTTTCCGTAGCTTGCAGGTACCCCGGGTTGCCTCGTGCGTCCCGGGCTGGTTGGtcgaggggaggggcaggggaagggctGAGGAGGGCACCCCTCCTCGATTAAGAATCTCCGGGCCCGATCTATTTGGGGGCGTGTGGTTTACGGCCCTGCCGCTGCGCCGTTGACCTTGTCACCTGGTGACCttgcttagcctcagttttccctctATGAGCTGGGAAATTTTTGCGGTTCTGTGTGATCAGAGCATTTCTGGACCCAGTGACTCGGATCGGACGGAGCTgccacctccttctcctccccctctccctttccagccagggttgggtgggtgggggcaacgacccccaccccaccccaagcgTTGAAGTGCCCTGGAAAcctccctctccccgcccccaggCAGAAGCCCCGAGAGGAGCGGGGGTCTTACTGAGTACTTTCTGCAGGGCATGGTTGGCGTGGTGACAGGCGGGGCGTCAGGGCTGGGCCAGGCCACGATCAGAAGACTGGTTAAGCAAGGGGCCCAGGCTGTCATCGTGGATTTGCCGAAATCATCAGGCGAAGCGCTGGCCGCGGAGCTGGGGTCTTCCTGTGCCTTTGCCCCCACCGATGTATGTCTGCATCAGCTCCCTGActcggggtggggaggggggcaggggaccTCGTTTCTAAAATGGAcgcggggaagctaggtggcacaatggatagagcaccggccctggattcaggaggacccgagttcaaatccggcctcagacacttggcacttactagccgtgtgaccctgggcttaacccttactgctccgcaaaaaaaaaaaaaaaagacacgcttgcccccaaaataaagaagAGCCAGCTAGTTGGCCACCCCTGGCTTAGTCCAGCGTCCTGAAGGCCTGTTCTGCCCTGGGCAGCTAGCTGatgcctcccctccctcttctccctgtcCAGGTAACCTCAGAAGCAGATATACAGGGGGCCCTGACCTTGGCCAGGGAGAAGTTCGGCCGGGTGGACCTTGCCGTTAATTGTGCTGGCATAGCTCTGGCCTCTAAGACTTACAACTTCAAGCAGGATCAGGTGCACTCCCTGGAGGCTTTCCAGAAGGTGATCCAGGTTCGTGTGAGCTGGCCCCAGGGAAGGGAGCCAGGTTCTGAGCCCTGTCCTCGGGATCCCAACCCTCTACCCCCTCACCCATCCCTGCTCAGCCTCCTGGGACCCACAGATCCAGCCAAGCTCCTCCTTTGACAGGCTTCAAACCCGGGTCCTCTGAGCCCCAAAATACCACACTGAATTCTTTGCCCCCCTAGGTAAACCTAATTGGCACCTTCAACATGATCCGCCTTGCTGCTGTGGAGATGGGGAAGAATGAGCCAGATGAGGACGGGCAACGGGGCGTTATCATCAACACAGCCAGTGTGGCTGCCTTTGAGGGCCAGGTATGCCAGCCACTGCCACTTGCATCTCCAGCATGAGCAGCGTGGGGGCCCAGGCCTCACTGGTCACAGCTGCCTCACTTTCACACCTTGTTCCCAGGTTGGACAAATTGCATATTCTGCATCCAAGGGGGCCATTGTAGCGATGACCCTGCCTGCAGCCCGGGACCTGGCCCCCTTGGGGATCCGGGTGGTCACCATTGCTCCAGGTAAGGGCTCTAGTATCTCCCCAAGTCTAAACTTGTCTCAGAGAACTGAGAAATGGAATGTACCCTAAAGAGATCATCCAACAATCAGGGCAAGGGAGGGACTTGGCCAAAGCCAGAACACATGGGAGAAGTCCTAGCTGGACCTCATCCATGGGTATACAGTGGGCTATCCCACTTGCCTGGGAGgactgcagctaggtggtgcagtggatggagagctgggccccaattcaaatgcagcctcatacAGCTctaagctgggtgaccctgggcaagctgctgagcctctgtctgcctctgcttcttcaggattattttaaggatcaaatgaggttctatttgtaaagcacttagcacatattAGGCACATTAGGCTGTtcttattttccaggtctgtttgAGACACCCCTCTTGTTGGGACTCCCCGAAAAGGTCCGCTCCTTCCTCGCCCGCCAAGTGCCCTTTCCTAGCCGTCTGGGTGATCCAGCAGAATATGCCCACCTTGTGCAGGCTGTGGTGGAAAACCCCCTGCTCAATGGTGAAGTGATCCGTCTAGATGGAGGTATCCGCATGCAGCCCTGATGCTGGAGGCCTAGGCTTTGGGCACCTGCCCTGGTCTCCCTCTGGTAACAAGGGCACCAGGGCCTCTGCCTTCTATGCCTTAACCTCTGGTGCCTAATAAAGGTGGTTTCTCTGGGCTCTGTGGGCCAGCAGGGCTGAGGAGGAGCATGTGCTAGTGACACCGTGTGGATCCCTAAAGTCACTTTATTTCCCCACAGAAGCTCAGCTCCCTTGCCCCCCAGGGTTAGGTCTCCCAACTCAGCGGCTACTGGTGCTGAACTGGAGGTAGAAGTGGGCTGTGGGCTCGTTGGTGTACACCACTTTGTCCAGGTAGTCCTTCCTGAAAGGCAAAGCTGGCGTCAGCtccagcccccaccccctccccgccGCCCACCCCCCCACTCACTGTGCCCGCTGCTCCTGGGCCAGCTGCTTGTTGTAGGCATCCATGTCACGCCGCAGCTTCTGTGTTCGGACCTGCTGCTCATATTCTAGCTGGCAAGCGGCCCGAGCGGCCAACTTCTCCTGGAAGACCCACTCAGCTTCCAGGCGCTGCTCAGCCTGCCGCCGGTGTTGGGCCTCGAGGCGCTGAGCCGCCTGCTCCTTCTGGATGGCGGCTATTTGCTCGGGACTCATGCCCTTCCAGTGCTCCAGGCTCACCTTATGAGAGGCCAAGGGGTTCGAGGAGACCGAAGGGTTCTCAGTCAGCATGTCGCTGGTCAGGTGATTGTAGATTTCAGTGAGGTTGTCGTCCTGCTCCCTCTGCCGGGCTAGGCGTCGCTGCTCTTCCACCTCCAAggcctggggaggagggggttgagggggaagggaggcgGCTCAGGCTTACGGTTTGCTCTAACCATGGCCCCAAGGGAGACAGTGAGACCCCCAGAGTGACCTAGGTAGGACCGCAGTCCCAGAACGAGCATCCTTAGCCAAACCCTCAAAGCCCCTAGACTGAGGCCCCTGTGCAGGATCGGAGGTGGAATCCTGCTGTGCAGGGGCTGCCCTTCTGCCAACCCTGAGTGGCACCAGGCTGGCGCGGGAGGAAGAGAAGCCAGGCTATGCTCCCAAactggcaggggtggggagggaagagcatGGCACCTGAGCCCTGTTGTAATTGGCCATGGTCACATCCATAGCCTTACGGCAGGCAGCTTCTAAATCCTCCAGGTGAGCAGCTCGTAGGTCCATCTCTATCCTCTTCTTGTCATCCAGGATTTCTGCGGGGAGGGAGGGGTCTGCTAGTCCCACTTGGGGACGGGGCAGCTGAGCGACAGACAGATAGTGGCAGGGCCCTGGTTGTAGCACCAAGGGCACCACAAAACCTAGAAGACCTTGTAGAAAAGGACTGAGCTCCCTGTCAGTGGGGGGCTCCTACTGAAGACTAGATGACAAGCATATGCTCGGTATTTACAGGGGCTGTGGCCTAGACTTCTGGCTCAGAGACCATGTGAGCTATGGCTGGAGGCGGGAAGAATCAAAGGCCCTGTCTTCACATTTGATGATCAGATCATCAAGAAGCAGGAAAGCAGAGCTCAGACCAAGGGAGAATTGGAACTCAGTTTACCAAGGAGTTCAAAGTCGTGGCCCAGTggagcctcagacacatgacacttactaactgtgtgaccctgggcaagtcacttaaccctcattgcccagccaaaaaaaaaaaacagaaaaaagaaagtctagGGAGTTGGGCTGAGGGTTAGTGGTGAAGCAATTAGGCTAGGTTCAGCAGCTAGTAAGTCATGGAGCCTGGATTTTAACCCGGGTCTTATTAGTTCCAGGTGCCACACTACTCACTTGCCTGGCTTGAGTGCCAAACAGTTTCTGCTCTTAAGGCCCTTCTATTGGACAAGTGAGCAGGGCAGAGGGCTCAGGCTTCCTAGAGGAAAGAGCATCTGGGCTGAGCCTCAAAGCCAGCCAGGAATTCAGAGGCATAATTGAGGAGGGCTGCCTGCCAGGCTTACGCAAAGGCATGTAGATGGGATGCGGAATCAAGCCCCCAACAAGCAGTGGTTATGTACTTACTTAGAGCTGGGAATAGAAATGTGCACGAGACAGGCCCTGCTCCCAAGCACCTTCAATTCTGcttacagagaagggaagagaacaatttGGGGGGTGAGGCACTCAAATTGGGGTAGTCCAGAAAGGCCTTTTGGAGGATGTAGCACtggagttgagccttgaagagaTACAGGGCTTCAAAGAGTTGAGGGTACAGTGTGCGCAAAGACACAGGGGTGGGAAATGGCATCCTAAATTCAGCTAAAGGGAAGTGGACTGCCTGTATTGGAAGGTTCAATTCCACAAGTAGTGAAGAGGAG contains:
- the HSD17B10 gene encoding 3-hydroxyacyl-CoA dehydrogenase type-2 isoform X4 encodes the protein MAAARGFRSLQGMVGVVTGGASGLGQATIRRLVKQGAQAVIVDLPKSSGEALAAELGSSCAFAPTDVTSEADIQGALTLAREKFGRVDLAVNCAGIALASKTYNFKQDQVHSLEAFQKVIQVNLIGTFNMIRLAAVEMGKNEPDEDGQRGVIINTASVAAFEGQVGQIAYSASKGAIVAMTLPAARDLAPLGIRVVTIAPGLFETPLLLGLPEKVRSFLARQVPFPSRLGDPAEYAHLVQAVVENPLLNGEVIRLDGGIRMQP
- the HSD17B10 gene encoding 3-hydroxyacyl-CoA dehydrogenase type-2 isoform X1 → MAAARGFRSLQGMVGVVTGGASGLGQATIRRLVKQGAQAVIVDLPKSSGEALAAELGSSCAFAPTDVTSEADIQGALTLAREKFGRVDLAVNCAGIALASKTYNFKQDQVHSLEAFQKVIQVNLIGTFNMIRLAAVEMGKNEPDEDGQRGVIINTASVAAFEGQVGQIAYSASKGAIVAMTLPAARDLAPLGIRVVTIAPGLFETPLLLGLPEKVRSFLARQVPFPSRLGDPAEYAHLVQAVVENPLLNGEVIRLDGGLASCDLLENVTMTNGKFVWNGEFGGERHLVVNWPPAGEQRQSVSPLPWQRAGADGACVRSGWTSEGSPFSAPPLLPGPASTRKKFFRVR
- the RIBC1 gene encoding RIB43A-like with coiled-coils protein 1 isoform X1; protein product: MYKVDIQPEEKQAVAIEARRNREKQRQSRIFNVRNRVIGVDVEALRSQVQEQRWRADAEKAREAAFDASRVQCDLVAQLLEREEVQRARQASQQIQAFRDREQRPQDRQDFDLYDPERLQKEKLAQAGNLDTCYGPSSMQHFDGEDVGQSSRQRLLREQSRWELSRQREEHRQARKDERYSEILDDKKRIEMDLRAAHLEDLEAACRKAMDVTMANYNRAQALEVEEQRRLARQREQDDNLTEIYNHLTSDMLTENPSVSSNPLASHKVSLEHWKGMSPEQIAAIQKEQAAQRLEAQHRRQAEQRLEAEWVFQEKLAARAACQLEYEQQVRTQKLRRDMDAYNKQLAQEQRAQKDYLDKVVYTNEPTAHFYLQFSTSSR
- the HSD17B10 gene encoding 3-hydroxyacyl-CoA dehydrogenase type-2 isoform X3, whose product is MAAARGFRSLQGMVGVVTGGASGLGQATIRRLVKQGAQAVIVDLPKSSGEALAAELGSSCAFAPTDVTSEADIQGALTLAREKFGRVDLAVNCAGIALASKTYNFKQDQVHSLEAFQKVIQVNLIGTFNMIRLAAVEMGKNEPDEDGQRGVIINTASVAAFEGQVGQIAYSASKGAIVAMTLPAARDLAPLGIRVVTIAPGLFETPLLLGLPEKVRSFLARQVPFPSRLGDPAEYAHLVQAVVENPLLNGEVIRLDGAWRCSSR
- the HSD17B10 gene encoding 3-hydroxyacyl-CoA dehydrogenase type-2 isoform X2, encoding MAAARGFRSLQGMVGVVTGGASGLGQATIRRLVKQGAQAVIVDLPKSSGEALAAELGSSCAFAPTDVTSEADIQGALTLAREKFGRVDLAVNCAGIALASKTYNFKQDQVHSLEAFQKVIQVNLIGTFNMIRLAAVEMGKNEPDEDGQRGVIINTASVAAFEGQVGQIAYSASKGAIVAMTLPAARDLAPLGIRVVTIAPGLFETPLLLGLPEKVRSFLARQVPFPSRLGDPAEYAHLVQAVVENPLLNGEVIRLDGGLASCDLLENVTMTNAGEQRQSVSPLPWQRAGADGACVRSGWTSEGSPFSAPPLLPGPASTRKKFFRVR